A section of the Mesorhizobium loti genome encodes:
- a CDS encoding ester cyclase: MQRRQFLTSAAIAATFLAVAPSFAADTAQSVVEAYVAAWNAHDSAKAAGYFADDVTYYDASVGKPVAGKDAAKTGVIDNFLKAVPDAVWTMKGKPVVDGDRVSFEWEFSGTNTGAWGDGTAATGKKFSFTGASMFSIKDGKIATQSDYYDALGFYKQLGLM, from the coding sequence ATGCAGCGCCGACAGTTTCTGACATCCGCAGCCATCGCCGCCACGTTTCTTGCCGTGGCGCCGTCCTTCGCCGCCGATACCGCGCAGTCGGTGGTCGAAGCCTATGTCGCGGCCTGGAATGCGCATGACTCGGCCAAGGCCGCCGGCTATTTTGCCGACGACGTCACCTACTACGATGCTTCAGTCGGAAAGCCGGTCGCGGGCAAGGACGCCGCCAAGACAGGCGTCATCGACAATTTCCTGAAGGCTGTTCCCGACGCCGTCTGGACGATGAAGGGCAAGCCCGTCGTCGACGGCGACCGCGTCTCGTTCGAATGGGAATTTTCCGGCACCAACACCGGGGCCTGGGGTGACGGCACGGCTGCGACCGGAAAGAAGTTCTCTTTCACCGGTGCCTCGATGTTCTCGATCAAGGATGGCAAGATCGCGACCCAGAGCGACTACTACGACGCGCTCGGCTTCTACAAGC